The Polaribacter tangerinus genome has a segment encoding these proteins:
- a CDS encoding DNA topoisomerase IV subunit B produces MSKETKYTEDNIRSLDWKEHIRMRPGMYIGKLGDGSSADDGIYILLKEVLDNSIDEYVMGAGKTIEISIHGNKVTVRDYGRGIPLGKVVDVVSKMNTGGKYDSKAFKKSVGLNGVGTKAVNALSSYFRVESSREGKSASAEFSQGNLDAQEFLEETSRRKGTKVSFIPDEEIFKKYKFRNEYVAKMLKNYVYLNPGLTIIFNGEKFFSENGLKDLLEDNNNQEDMLYPIIHIKGPDIEVAITHSKTQYSEEYHSFVNGQHTTQGGTHQAAFREAVVKTIREFYGKNFEASDIRKSIISAIAIKVMEPVFESQTKTKLGSTDMGGDLPTVRTYINDFLKTNLDNYLHKNTEVADKLQRKILQAEKERKELSGIRKLAKDRAKKASLHNKKLRDCRIHLGDIKKENYLETTLFITEGDSASGSITKSRNVNTQAVFSLKGKPLNSYGLSKKIVYENEEFNLLQAALNIEDGLEDLRYNNIVIATDADVDGMHIRLLLITFFLQFFPELIKEGHLYILETPLFRVRNKKETFYCYSDEEKRDAIEKLKGKPEITRFKGLGEISPNEFVHFIGDDIRLDPVMLDKEMSIEQMLEFYMGKNTPDRQKFIIENLKIELDTVEDEV; encoded by the coding sequence ATGAGTAAAGAAACAAAATATACAGAAGATAATATTCGGTCTTTAGATTGGAAAGAGCATATTAGAATGCGTCCAGGAATGTACATTGGTAAGTTAGGTGACGGTTCTTCTGCTGATGACGGAATATATATATTGCTAAAAGAGGTTTTAGACAACTCTATTGATGAGTATGTAATGGGTGCAGGAAAAACCATAGAAATTTCTATTCATGGTAACAAGGTAACTGTTCGAGATTACGGTAGAGGAATTCCTTTAGGGAAGGTTGTAGACGTGGTTTCTAAAATGAATACGGGTGGAAAATACGACTCTAAAGCCTTTAAAAAATCGGTAGGTTTAAATGGTGTAGGTACGAAAGCTGTAAATGCACTTTCTTCTTATTTTAGAGTAGAATCTTCTAGAGAAGGAAAATCTGCCTCTGCAGAATTTAGCCAAGGAAACCTAGATGCACAAGAATTTTTAGAAGAAACTTCTAGAAGAAAAGGAACAAAAGTTTCTTTTATTCCGGATGAAGAAATTTTTAAAAAATATAAGTTCAGGAATGAGTATGTGGCTAAAATGCTTAAAAATTATGTGTATTTAAACCCAGGTTTAACGATTATTTTTAATGGCGAGAAATTCTTTTCTGAAAACGGACTAAAAGATTTATTGGAAGACAATAACAATCAAGAAGATATGTTATATCCAATAATTCACATAAAAGGTCCAGACATAGAAGTTGCTATTACACATAGCAAAACTCAGTATTCAGAAGAATATCATTCATTTGTAAACGGGCAACATACTACACAAGGAGGTACTCACCAAGCTGCTTTTAGAGAAGCTGTGGTTAAAACAATAAGAGAGTTTTATGGTAAGAATTTTGAAGCTTCTGATATTCGAAAATCAATTATTTCTGCCATTGCCATAAAAGTGATGGAACCTGTTTTTGAGAGTCAAACAAAAACAAAATTAGGTTCTACAGATATGGGGGGCGATTTGCCTACTGTAAGAACTTATATTAACGACTTTTTAAAGACAAATTTAGACAACTACTTACACAAAAATACTGAAGTAGCAGACAAGCTTCAAAGAAAAATTTTACAAGCAGAAAAAGAACGTAAAGAGCTGTCGGGAATTAGAAAGTTAGCAAAAGATAGAGCTAAAAAAGCTAGCTTGCACAATAAAAAGTTAAGAGACTGCAGAATTCATTTAGGAGACATTAAAAAGGAAAACTATTTAGAAACAACGTTGTTTATAACCGAGGGAGATTCTGCTTCTGGTTCTATTACAAAATCTAGAAATGTAAATACACAAGCTGTTTTTAGTTTAAAAGGAAAACCCCTAAACTCTTACGGATTAAGTAAAAAAATTGTGTACGAAAATGAAGAATTTAACTTACTACAAGCTGCTTTAAATATAGAGGATGGTTTAGAAGATTTGCGTTACAATAATATTGTTATTGCAACAGATGCCGATGTAGACGGAATGCATATTAGATTGCTACTTATAACTTTTTTCTTACAGTTTTTTCCAGAATTAATTAAAGAGGGGCATTTATATATTTTAGAAACTCCGTTGTTTAGAGTAAGAAATAAAAAAGAAACTTTTTATTGTTATTCAGATGAAGAAAAAAGAGACGCCATAGAAAAGTTAAAAGGAAAGCCAGAAATTACTAGATTTAAAGGTTTGGGAGAGATTTCTCCTAACGAGTTTGTTCACTTTATAGGAGACGACATTCGTTTAGATCCTGTTATGTTAGACAAAGAAATGTCTATTGAACAAATGTTAGAGTTTTACATGGGCAAAAATACCCCAGATAGGCAAAAGTTTATTATCGAGAATTTAAAAATAGAATTAGACACTGTAGAAGATGAAGTGTAA